From one Mycolicibacterium sp. HK-90 genomic stretch:
- a CDS encoding NAD(P)/FAD-dependent oxidoreductase — MTQPCGPTDTPADFDIDAIREKYAFERAKRLRPEGGDQYLELEGEFAELYEVDPYTTVTERDPIVEDADVVILGGGFAGLLAGAYLKKAGVEGIRVIEMAGDFGGVWYWNRFPGIQCDNDAYCYIPLLEELGFMPSKKFADGAEIFQHCRNIGKHFGLYDGALFSTQVRELHWNDATQRWQISTNRGDDIRARFVVMAQGSYNRPKLPGIPGINDFTGHVFHSARWDYDYTGGDADGGLHKLADKRVALVGTGATGIQLVPHLGRDAQQLFVFQRTPSSVDARTNPPTDPAWAASLQPGWQEERKRNFHNWSPFVGVVFGEPDLVCDFWTELGRNLTARIAASENPAEVTIEQIMAFREEEDFKIMERLRRLVGEIVEDPATAEALKPYYRFMCKRPTSSEHYLETFNRPNVTLVDVSASKGVERLTEKGIVADGVEYEVDCVIFASGFEISTEISRRFAIDRIVGRDGLSLFDYWQNDYKTLHGMTSRGFPNQFFMGFIQGGVSANTTAMFEQQAKHIAYIIAEAQNRGASTVEPSQEGQDAWVATVRELSIDNSAFELSCTPGYYNNEGRGGAERNGAFLGDFYSPGFYAFDELIADWRAKGDLDGLELTS, encoded by the coding sequence CCGGCCGATTTCGACATCGATGCGATCCGGGAGAAGTACGCCTTCGAGCGGGCCAAGCGGCTGCGGCCCGAGGGCGGCGACCAGTACCTGGAACTGGAAGGTGAGTTCGCCGAGCTCTACGAGGTCGATCCGTATACGACGGTGACCGAACGGGATCCGATCGTCGAGGACGCCGATGTCGTCATCCTCGGCGGCGGATTCGCCGGTCTACTGGCCGGCGCATATCTGAAGAAGGCCGGTGTCGAGGGGATCCGGGTCATCGAGATGGCCGGTGATTTCGGTGGCGTGTGGTACTGGAACCGCTTCCCAGGGATCCAGTGTGACAACGACGCCTACTGCTACATCCCGCTGCTCGAAGAGCTTGGTTTCATGCCGAGCAAGAAGTTCGCCGACGGCGCCGAGATCTTCCAGCACTGCCGCAACATCGGCAAGCATTTCGGGCTGTACGACGGTGCCCTGTTCTCGACGCAGGTGCGGGAATTGCATTGGAATGACGCGACGCAGCGCTGGCAGATCAGCACCAACCGGGGCGACGACATCCGGGCTCGTTTCGTGGTCATGGCCCAAGGTTCCTATAACCGGCCGAAGTTGCCGGGCATCCCGGGCATCAATGACTTCACGGGCCACGTGTTCCACTCCGCGCGCTGGGATTACGACTACACCGGCGGGGACGCCGACGGCGGCCTGCACAAACTGGCCGACAAGCGGGTCGCCCTCGTGGGCACCGGTGCGACGGGCATTCAGTTGGTACCGCACCTCGGCCGCGATGCCCAGCAACTCTTCGTCTTCCAGCGGACCCCGTCGTCGGTCGATGCGCGCACCAACCCGCCCACCGATCCGGCCTGGGCCGCTTCGCTGCAGCCGGGCTGGCAGGAGGAGCGCAAGCGTAACTTCCACAACTGGTCTCCCTTTGTCGGGGTGGTGTTCGGCGAGCCGGACCTGGTGTGCGACTTCTGGACTGAGCTCGGGCGCAATCTGACCGCCCGGATCGCGGCCAGCGAGAACCCGGCCGAAGTGACCATCGAGCAGATCATGGCCTTCCGGGAAGAAGAAGACTTCAAGATCATGGAGCGGCTGCGTCGGCTGGTCGGCGAGATCGTCGAGGATCCCGCGACCGCCGAGGCGTTGAAGCCGTACTACCGCTTCATGTGCAAGCGGCCGACGTCCAGCGAGCACTACCTGGAAACCTTCAACCGGCCCAATGTGACGCTCGTCGACGTTTCGGCATCCAAGGGTGTCGAGCGGCTGACCGAAAAGGGCATCGTTGCCGACGGAGTCGAGTACGAGGTCGACTGCGTGATCTTCGCGAGCGGGTTCGAGATCTCCACGGAGATCAGCCGCCGGTTCGCGATCGACCGTATCGTGGGCCGCGACGGACTGTCCCTGTTCGACTACTGGCAGAACGACTACAAGACTCTGCACGGCATGACGAGCCGCGGATTCCCCAACCAGTTCTTCATGGGCTTCATCCAGGGCGGCGTATCGGCCAACACCACGGCGATGTTCGAACAGCAGGCCAAGCACATCGCCTACATCATCGCCGAGGCGCAGAACCGGGGCGCCAGCACGGTCGAGCCAAGTCAGGAAGGGCAGGACGCCTGGGTCGCGACGGTCCGCGAACTGTCGATCGACAACTCGGCGTTCGAATTATCCTGCACGCCTGGGTACTACAACAACGAGGGACGCGGTGGCGCTGAGCGCAACGGCGCTTTCCTCGGTGACTTCTACTCGCCCGGCTTCTACGCCTTCGATGAGCTGATCGCTGACTGGCGGGCCAAGGGTGATCTCGACGGATTAGAGCTCACGTCATGA
- a CDS encoding CaiB/BaiF CoA-transferase family protein, translating into MTGGPLRGIRVIDLTAMVMGPYCTQIMADMGADVIKVETPAGDNTRYISVGPAPGMSGVFVNVNRGKRSVVLDLRSDQGKAHLRALIADADVFIHSMRAKAIAKLGFGYDDVAAINPRIVYTNCYGYGRRGPDADRPAYDDTIQAECGLPAVQQELTGEASYVGTIMADKVAGLTALYATTMALFHRERTGEGQEVEVSMFETMASFMLVEHANGAMFEPPLGPAVYPRAVTPNRRPYETKDGHIAALIYNDKHWNAFIDRVQPIWNSPDYATLEQRARQIDTVYGLVAQTLKERTTAEWLDLFAELEIPAAPMLAPADLFENEHLNAVGLFETIDTPHGPVRMPGVPTWFSRTPGGVAGYAPELGADTAEVLARLDTATAE; encoded by the coding sequence ATGACCGGCGGTCCGCTGCGGGGCATTCGGGTCATCGACCTCACCGCGATGGTGATGGGGCCGTACTGCACGCAGATCATGGCCGACATGGGCGCCGACGTGATCAAGGTGGAAACACCGGCGGGGGACAACACCCGCTACATCTCGGTCGGGCCGGCACCCGGCATGAGTGGGGTGTTCGTCAACGTCAACCGGGGCAAGCGCAGTGTGGTCCTGGATCTGCGGTCGGATCAGGGCAAGGCCCACCTGCGTGCGCTGATCGCCGATGCCGACGTGTTCATCCATTCGATGCGCGCCAAGGCGATCGCCAAGCTCGGCTTCGGCTATGACGATGTGGCCGCGATAAACCCGCGCATCGTCTACACCAACTGCTACGGGTACGGGCGCCGCGGCCCGGATGCCGATCGGCCGGCCTACGACGACACCATTCAGGCCGAGTGTGGATTGCCCGCGGTGCAGCAGGAATTGACGGGTGAGGCGTCGTACGTCGGCACCATCATGGCCGACAAGGTGGCCGGATTGACGGCGCTGTACGCCACGACGATGGCGCTGTTCCACCGGGAGCGCACGGGCGAGGGGCAGGAGGTGGAGGTCAGCATGTTCGAGACGATGGCTTCCTTCATGCTCGTCGAGCATGCCAACGGCGCGATGTTCGAGCCTCCGCTGGGGCCTGCGGTGTATCCGCGAGCGGTCACGCCCAACCGCAGACCGTACGAGACCAAGGACGGTCACATCGCGGCGCTGATCTACAACGACAAGCACTGGAATGCGTTCATCGACCGCGTGCAGCCGATCTGGAACAGCCCCGATTACGCCACATTGGAACAGCGGGCCCGTCAGATCGACACGGTGTACGGGCTGGTGGCCCAGACCCTCAAGGAACGTACGACTGCCGAATGGCTGGATCTGTTCGCGGAGTTGGAGATTCCGGCGGCACCCATGCTCGCCCCCGCGGACCTGTTCGAGAACGAGCACCTCAACGCCGTCGGTCTGTTCGAGACCATAGACACCCCACACGGGCCGGTTCGCATGCCGGGTGTGCCGACCTGGTTCTCCCGGACCCCGGGCGGGGTCGCCGGGTACGCACCGGAACTGGGAGCCGACACCGCCGAGGTGCTGGCCCGTCTCGATACGGCCACGGCGGAATAG
- a CDS encoding SDR family NAD(P)-dependent oxidoreductase codes for MSTLRFDDRVAVITGAGRGLGREYALLLASKGAKVVVNDPGGSLAGDGTDSAPAQAVVDEIVSAGGQAVAVTESVATPAGGQAIIDAAVERFGKLDILIHNAGTVRRGSLKEMSYEDFDAVLDVHLRGAFHVVRPAFPLMCEAGYGRVVLTSSIGGLYGNHEVANYAAAKAGILGLCNVVALEGAAEGVRCNAIVPGAVTRMAEGLDTSAYPPMGADLVAPAVGWLAHESCSITGEFLVAIAGRLARAVVAESPGVYQPSWTVEDVGGRINSIRDLSDPVVFPVVPDGHVDHIRYSFSRAAEGVTS; via the coding sequence TTGAGCACACTCAGATTCGACGATCGTGTCGCCGTCATCACCGGCGCCGGCCGGGGCCTGGGCCGCGAGTACGCCCTGCTGCTGGCATCGAAAGGCGCCAAGGTGGTCGTCAACGATCCCGGCGGCAGTCTCGCCGGTGACGGCACCGACTCCGCGCCCGCACAGGCCGTGGTCGACGAAATCGTCTCGGCCGGTGGACAAGCCGTCGCCGTCACCGAATCGGTGGCGACGCCCGCAGGCGGCCAGGCCATCATCGACGCCGCCGTCGAGCGCTTCGGAAAGCTCGACATCCTGATCCACAACGCAGGCACCGTACGACGCGGCTCCCTCAAAGAGATGAGCTACGAGGATTTCGACGCCGTTCTCGACGTGCACCTGCGCGGTGCGTTCCACGTTGTGCGCCCGGCGTTTCCACTGATGTGCGAGGCCGGATATGGCCGCGTGGTGCTCACCTCGTCGATCGGCGGGTTGTACGGGAACCACGAAGTGGCCAACTACGCCGCCGCCAAGGCCGGGATCCTCGGGTTGTGCAATGTGGTCGCGCTGGAGGGTGCCGCCGAAGGGGTGCGGTGCAACGCGATTGTGCCGGGCGCAGTAACCCGGATGGCCGAGGGCCTGGACACCTCGGCCTACCCGCCGATGGGCGCGGACCTGGTGGCCCCGGCCGTCGGCTGGCTGGCTCACGAATCCTGTTCGATCACCGGTGAATTCCTGGTGGCGATCGCCGGGCGGCTGGCTCGCGCGGTCGTGGCCGAGAGCCCTGGGGTGTATCAGCCGTCATGGACGGTGGAGGACGTCGGGGGTCGTATCAACTCCATCCGCGACCTCAGCGATCCGGTGGTCTTCCCGGTGGTTCCCGACGGTCACGTCGACCACATCCGCTACAGCTTCAGCCGGGCGGCAGAGGGGGTCACCTCATGA
- a CDS encoding TauD/TfdA family dioxygenase, translating into MTTPTTVFETRDIKPRIGTEIRADKATLLSGEHAGRIRELLEQRGVLVFPQIGFTDDEQIAFTETLGTFAPEHQGEKLYKVSLDTEVNKQADYLKGSLYWHIDGTMNEVPILASLLQSVALGNPEEGDTEFCNTYAAYDDLSDEDKADIDGLRVMHSAWNTLFYYDPEPTTKTLRRMMAIGDRELPLVWTHQSGRKSLVLGATARHIVDADGPIDFRKSAELLVRLRDWATQPDFTYRHKWTVGDLVIWDNTGTMHRATPYDPTSGRLLQRTKLEGEEPFA; encoded by the coding sequence ATGACGACACCGACCACGGTATTTGAGACCCGGGATATCAAGCCGCGCATCGGAACCGAGATCCGAGCCGACAAGGCCACACTGCTGTCCGGTGAACATGCCGGACGGATCCGCGAGCTGCTGGAGCAGCGCGGGGTGCTGGTCTTCCCGCAGATCGGGTTCACCGATGACGAGCAGATCGCGTTCACCGAGACCCTCGGCACCTTCGCTCCCGAGCACCAGGGCGAGAAGCTCTACAAGGTTTCACTGGACACCGAGGTGAACAAGCAGGCCGACTATCTCAAGGGCTCGCTGTACTGGCACATCGACGGCACCATGAACGAGGTGCCGATCCTGGCGTCGCTGCTGCAGAGTGTCGCGCTGGGTAACCCCGAGGAAGGCGACACCGAGTTCTGCAACACCTACGCCGCCTACGACGACCTGTCGGATGAGGACAAGGCCGACATCGACGGGCTGCGGGTCATGCACTCGGCGTGGAACACGCTGTTCTACTACGACCCCGAGCCCACCACCAAGACTCTGCGGCGCATGATGGCCATCGGCGACCGGGAACTGCCGCTGGTGTGGACCCATCAGTCCGGCCGCAAGTCACTGGTGCTCGGCGCCACCGCGCGCCACATCGTCGACGCCGACGGCCCGATCGACTTCCGCAAGAGCGCCGAACTGCTGGTCCGGCTGCGGGATTGGGCCACCCAGCCGGACTTCACCTACCGGCACAAGTGGACCGTCGGTGACCTGGTGATCTGGGACAACACCGGAACCATGCACCGGGCCACGCCGTATGACCCGACGTCGGGCCGGTTGCTGCAACGCACCAAGCTCGAGGGCGAGGAGCCCTTCGCTTGA
- a CDS encoding acyl-CoA dehydrogenase family protein, translating into MDFEFGEAADALRGELRALIADQVPADYLGAFTDDPADLAVAQQFCRTLAEKHLLCMSWPKEFGGGDASVWEQTVVREEMWAHHEPRGAQYMGVNWVGPIIMRHGTEEQQRKHLPPIANGEVIWCQGFSEPEAGSDLASLRTFARREDDGWRVNGQKIWTSYATMAQWCFLLARTSKGEKKQQGMTIFLVPMDSPGIQVRPIRTMMGPHHLNEVFFDDLKVTEADVLGTVDQGWSIVQDVVSFERVGIARYARCERLLQAAPEVLGDRWERLPGELRGRWTRMLTHCRRARLMAYRVVSMQATGRVNPGDSAAYRIAVTRLDQESAEVLMEIVAALPRGDSAEAEYFRAEVEDHWRYSQASTVSSGSIEMQRILLSRTMLAGKA; encoded by the coding sequence GTGGATTTCGAGTTTGGTGAGGCGGCTGACGCGCTGCGCGGTGAGCTGCGTGCGCTGATCGCCGACCAGGTGCCCGCCGACTATCTCGGCGCGTTCACCGATGACCCCGCCGATCTTGCGGTGGCCCAGCAGTTCTGCCGCACGCTGGCGGAGAAGCACCTGCTGTGCATGTCGTGGCCGAAGGAGTTCGGCGGCGGCGATGCCTCGGTGTGGGAACAAACCGTGGTGCGTGAGGAGATGTGGGCGCATCATGAGCCGCGCGGTGCGCAGTACATGGGGGTCAACTGGGTCGGGCCGATCATCATGCGGCACGGCACCGAAGAGCAACAGCGTAAGCACCTGCCGCCGATCGCCAACGGTGAAGTGATCTGGTGTCAGGGCTTTTCCGAGCCCGAAGCCGGATCGGATCTGGCGTCACTGCGCACCTTCGCGCGCCGGGAGGACGACGGCTGGCGGGTCAACGGCCAGAAGATCTGGACCTCCTACGCCACCATGGCGCAGTGGTGCTTCCTGTTGGCCCGGACATCCAAGGGGGAGAAGAAGCAGCAGGGCATGACCATCTTCCTGGTGCCGATGGATTCCCCGGGCATTCAGGTCCGCCCGATCAGGACGATGATGGGGCCGCACCACCTGAACGAGGTGTTCTTCGACGACCTCAAGGTGACCGAGGCCGATGTGCTGGGCACCGTGGACCAGGGCTGGTCGATCGTGCAGGACGTGGTGTCGTTCGAACGTGTCGGCATCGCCCGCTATGCGCGGTGCGAGCGGCTGCTGCAGGCCGCACCCGAGGTGCTGGGTGACAGGTGGGAGCGACTGCCCGGCGAGCTGCGCGGTCGGTGGACCCGGATGCTCACCCACTGTCGCCGGGCCCGGCTGATGGCCTATCGGGTGGTGTCCATGCAGGCCACCGGGCGGGTGAATCCCGGTGACTCCGCGGCATATCGGATCGCGGTGACGCGGCTGGACCAGGAGAGTGCCGAGGTGCTCATGGAAATAGTGGCCGCCCTCCCCAGGGGTGACAGCGCAGAAGCCGAGTACTTCCGCGCCGAGGTCGAGGACCACTGGCGGTACTCGCAGGCGTCCACGGTGTCCTCTGGCAGCATCGAGATGCAGCGGATCCTGTTGTCGCGGACCATGCTGGCCGGGAAGGCGTGA